A segment of the Merismopedia glauca CCAP 1448/3 genome:
CCCCTCCCTACAAACTATTTGCTTTCCTTTCTTCCTTCTTCCTTATTCCTTATCCTTTAAACTCTTCACAAGTAGCGTGACCTTCTTGAGTAATTCCCTCTTTACGCAAAACTTTAGTCATAGTTAGCAAGAGAATCTTTAAATCTAGCCATAAACTCCAGTTGTCTACATACCAAACATCAAATTTAAATTTATCTTCCCAACTAATATCATTACGACCATTAATTTGCGCCCAACCAGTAATTCCAGGCATAACATCGTGACGTTTGCCTTGTTCTGGACTATATCGGGGGAGATATTCTACAATTAAGGGACGAGGACCAACAAAACTCATATCACCTTTCAGGACGTTCCAGAGTTGTGGCAGTTCATCTAGACTAGTTTGACGCAGGAATTCTCCAAAAGGAAGCAACCTGTCAGCATCAGGCAGTAAATTTCCGTGTGCATCTCGCTCATCCGTCATCGTGCGAAACTTATAAAAAGTAAATATAACCCCATTTTTACCAGGACGAGGTTGAGTAAAGATAATTGGCGAACCAATGCGAATATAGATAGCGATCGCCACTAGTAGTATGACAGGTGATAAAACAATTAAAGCGATCGCTGCTACTATCCGATCTAATACATATTTGATCCCTGTTCCATACTGACGCAATAAACTCTGTGAGCTTTGTCCTGCTTGACTCATTTGACTTCTGACTTCTAGTATATTTCCTATAATTCTCCTCTTAATACTAAATACTCACAGAAGTTTTTGCCAGCTACAAGAATTGCGATCGCATCTGGGAACACTACAGATAAAAAAAAGGTTCTGCATTTTGCAGAACCACTTTCATCAAGGTTGAACGCTCAAAGCGTCTACTTAACAGTACCCTCTAAAGGAGTCATATCAATCGGTTTCATCAGATATAACTGGACAAATTGCCAGCCATTAGCGACATACAAGGGAAGTTTTTGGAGCAATTGTAAGACTTTAG
Coding sequences within it:
- a CDS encoding sugar transferase — its product is MSQAGQSSQSLLRQYGTGIKYVLDRIVAAIALIVLSPVILLVAIAIYIRIGSPIIFTQPRPGKNGVIFTFYKFRTMTDERDAHGNLLPDADRLLPFGEFLRQTSLDELPQLWNVLKGDMSFVGPRPLIVEYLPRYSPEQGKRHDVMPGITGWAQINGRNDISWEDKFKFDVWYVDNWSLWLDLKILLLTMTKVLRKEGITQEGHATCEEFKG